The Tepidisphaeraceae bacterium genome includes a region encoding these proteins:
- a CDS encoding substrate-binding domain-containing protein: MADAAITEASRWRRRSVLQLCDDLGSEDLLAELSHPDCSGVLVVGEPSESVGELVARCPHPLVLMDIDHVGWPTVVTTDNAYGIAQAFDHVYQLGHRRIGFVGRSDDNFAHRERYVALKMKMAEADLPVRSDWVYGGLSHVVHAVEGMRKMLSSPDRPTAVICGNDWLAIGALRAAQSLGLRVPQDLSIVGFDGTDAALLATPALTTVHAPVREIGRQAIRQLMIQILAGVSERSSGVRIRLQPELIVRGSTAPVATANGN, encoded by the coding sequence ATGGCGGACGCCGCCATCACCGAGGCTAGCCGTTGGCGGCGGCGGTCCGTCCTGCAACTGTGCGACGACCTCGGCAGCGAGGACCTGCTCGCCGAGCTGTCTCACCCGGACTGCAGTGGGGTGCTGGTCGTCGGTGAGCCAAGCGAATCAGTTGGGGAGTTGGTCGCACGGTGCCCGCACCCCCTGGTGCTGATGGACATCGACCACGTCGGCTGGCCCACCGTGGTCACGACCGACAACGCGTACGGAATCGCGCAGGCGTTCGATCACGTGTATCAGCTTGGCCATCGGCGGATTGGGTTCGTGGGGCGGTCCGACGACAACTTCGCTCACCGCGAGCGGTACGTTGCCCTCAAGATGAAGATGGCAGAGGCCGATTTGCCGGTGCGAAGCGATTGGGTGTACGGGGGGCTGAGCCACGTCGTCCATGCTGTCGAAGGGATGCGGAAAATGCTGTCGAGCCCCGATCGCCCGACCGCGGTCATCTGTGGAAACGATTGGCTCGCGATCGGCGCGTTGCGCGCAGCGCAGTCGCTGGGATTGCGCGTGCCGCAGGATCTGAGCATCGTCGGTTTCGATGGCACCGACGCGGCCCTGCTCGCCACGCCGGCGCTCACCACGGTGCACGCGCCCGTTCGCGAGATCGGCCGACAGGCGATTCGCCAATTGATGATTCAAATACTGGCGGGCGTGTCGGAGCGCTCGTCAGGGGTGCGAATTCGGCTGCAGCCAGAGTTGATCGTCCGAGGGTCGACAGCGCCGGTGGCAACGGCGAACGGGAACTGA
- a CDS encoding LacI family DNA-binding transcriptional regulator, translating to MTVTLDTIAKHVGLSRQTVAFVLGDRPHLFREETRRRVFAAAQELGYRRNVAAVAMNQGRYNAIGLLQSAVTGLGAVHPNFLAAVLESLREAKMHLSIGQLDDAALTDQRAMPNLMNDWAIDGLIISYIANYPKRLVDILHRYRLPAIWTNVKRDHDSVYPDDYAGARQATELLLAQGHRKIGFVRHGDAVHYSSQDRWSGYGDAMRSDGLEPRRLGTGVHNSDVTTPAWHAELLTSIRAWLQSPDRPSAVVVDDDQAAPLIVHVCEFLGIALGSELSVVNLTRDPSPVLGRVLTTMRIPTGGLGHVAVPLLLQKIAASATDLPSVAVPYKVVHPDVTCRPPVG from the coding sequence ATGACGGTCACGCTGGACACGATCGCGAAGCATGTCGGGTTAAGCCGGCAGACCGTGGCGTTCGTGTTAGGTGATCGGCCGCACCTGTTCCGCGAAGAGACCCGACGGCGAGTTTTTGCGGCGGCACAGGAACTCGGATATCGGCGAAACGTGGCGGCGGTTGCGATGAATCAGGGCCGGTACAACGCGATTGGGTTGCTCCAATCAGCGGTGACGGGTCTAGGTGCCGTGCATCCGAATTTCCTCGCGGCGGTGCTTGAGTCGCTCCGAGAGGCAAAAATGCATCTAAGCATCGGCCAGTTGGACGACGCTGCGTTGACCGACCAGCGAGCCATGCCGAACCTGATGAACGACTGGGCGATCGACGGCCTCATCATTTCATACATCGCGAACTATCCGAAGCGCCTCGTCGACATCCTGCATCGTTATCGCCTCCCGGCCATCTGGACGAACGTGAAGCGTGACCACGACTCAGTCTATCCGGACGATTACGCCGGTGCCCGACAAGCGACCGAACTCCTGCTCGCCCAAGGGCACCGCAAGATCGGGTTCGTCCGCCACGGTGACGCGGTGCATTACAGTTCGCAGGATCGATGGTCCGGTTACGGCGATGCGATGCGTTCCGACGGCCTTGAGCCCCGTCGGCTCGGAACTGGCGTCCACAATTCGGACGTGACCACGCCAGCGTGGCACGCCGAACTTCTGACGAGCATTCGCGCGTGGCTGCAGTCCCCCGACCGACCGTCAGCCGTGGTGGTGGATGACGACCAGGCGGCGCCGCTCATCGTCCACGTTTGCGAGTTTCTCGGTATTGCGCTTGGGTCGGAACTGTCGGTCGTCAACCTCACGCGTGACCCGTCACCGGTGCTGGGGCGCGTGCTGACGACCATGCGGATCCCGACTGGCGGCCTCGGACACGTGGCCGTCCCCTTGCTGCTGCAGAAGATCGCCGCCAGTGCGACTGACCTTCCGTCGGTCGCCGTCCCGTACAAGGTGGTCCATCCGGACGTCACGTGCCGTCCGCCCGTCGGTTGA
- a CDS encoding autotransporter-associated beta strand repeat-containing protein, whose product MFDATNVSRKLYLLAGATLVVLAMNDAKAAPLYWDANGDGTDSTYGGNGTWDTSNAFWNNSATIGSGVLQTWNTIDNPAISTSAVFLRNTSGAVTVGVGGVMAQNLSFGTSTGSFTTGSGTNYTLSGDAITVTQSGTGTGIGLNNGGTVAIGNAINFSGTMKVVATGGTNSLTLAGGLNNMSASNQILYFEFSSGSNTTDVSGAITRSGNGTIGLVFNGTSSTVVKLSGSNTGLNGNGTLRLEGGILALDNSNALGSASLPTLALGVASSTSSRAQSVLIGTSGVSIGNGISLASLGTGGTATRTLGSAIASGTATFTGGVTLASTGVSLRSDGDALTTFSGLINDGGQIQAVTKIGTGTVALTRPAGNTYDGGTTVSAGTLLVNNTSGSGTGTGGVLVGASGTLGGSGFIDPGAGSTVTVNGKIAPGNGVGTLTVGLIDSKNDVLFGEDAWLVAQVAGDTADTLAVFGSIDLSNSGDVLDVAFTGTQTLSRYVLATYTDGLAGTFSSLNVTGSSEPWQIDYSQSGEIAVVVAVPEPGMLGSLAAAGLLLCRRRRH is encoded by the coding sequence ATGTTTGATGCAACTAACGTGTCGCGAAAGCTTTATCTGCTGGCTGGGGCCACCTTGGTCGTGTTGGCCATGAACGATGCCAAGGCAGCACCGCTGTACTGGGATGCGAACGGTGATGGCACCGATTCGACCTACGGCGGCAATGGAACGTGGGACACGTCCAACGCATTCTGGAACAACTCGGCCACTATTGGCTCAGGCGTCCTCCAGACGTGGAACACGATCGATAATCCCGCCATCAGCACCTCGGCGGTGTTCCTCCGCAACACGTCCGGCGCCGTGACTGTCGGCGTGGGCGGCGTCATGGCGCAGAATCTCAGCTTCGGAACGTCGACCGGGTCGTTCACCACGGGCAGCGGCACGAACTACACGCTGTCCGGCGACGCGATCACGGTCACGCAGTCTGGCACCGGGACTGGTATTGGCTTGAACAATGGCGGCACGGTTGCGATCGGCAACGCCATCAACTTCTCGGGCACGATGAAGGTCGTTGCAACAGGTGGCACCAACTCGCTCACGCTCGCCGGTGGGTTGAATAATATGTCCGCCTCGAACCAGATCCTCTATTTCGAATTCAGCAGCGGTTCCAACACGACCGACGTCTCCGGGGCGATCACACGGTCAGGCAACGGCACGATCGGCCTCGTTTTCAATGGAACCAGCTCGACCGTCGTCAAGCTGAGCGGCAGCAACACCGGCCTGAACGGGAACGGGACGCTTCGGCTTGAGGGGGGCATTCTGGCGCTGGATAACAGCAACGCGCTGGGTTCCGCGTCGCTTCCGACATTGGCCCTAGGCGTCGCCAGCTCAACGTCCTCACGTGCGCAATCGGTCTTGATCGGCACGAGCGGCGTTTCGATTGGGAACGGGATTTCCCTTGCCTCCTTGGGCACCGGTGGTACCGCAACCCGCACGCTTGGCAGCGCGATCGCCAGCGGCACCGCGACGTTCACCGGCGGCGTAACGCTGGCATCCACAGGCGTCAGCCTTAGGTCCGATGGCGACGCTCTCACCACCTTCAGCGGGTTGATCAACGACGGCGGCCAGATTCAGGCCGTCACCAAGATCGGCACGGGCACCGTTGCCCTGACCCGCCCCGCAGGCAACACCTATGACGGTGGGACCACCGTGTCTGCAGGCACGCTGCTCGTCAACAACACCAGTGGCTCCGGAACGGGGACCGGTGGCGTGCTCGTCGGGGCAAGCGGCACGTTGGGTGGCAGTGGCTTCATTGATCCCGGCGCTGGAAGCACCGTCACCGTCAACGGCAAGATCGCGCCGGGCAACGGCGTCGGAACGTTGACCGTCGGCTTGATCGACAGCAAAAACGACGTCTTGTTCGGTGAGGACGCCTGGCTCGTGGCGCAGGTGGCTGGCGACACGGCCGATACACTGGCGGTGTTCGGCTCGATCGACTTGTCCAACTCAGGCGACGTTCTCGACGTCGCCTTCACTGGCACGCAAACGCTTTCGCGGTACGTGCTCGCCACGTACACCGACGGGCTGGCCGGCACGTTCTCGTCGCTCAACGTCACCGGTTCGAGCGAGCCATGGCAGATCGACTACAGCCAATCCGGCGAGATCGCTGTCGTCGTCGCCGTCCCCGAGCCTGGAATGCTCGGCTCGCTCGCGGCCGCCGGCCTGCTGCTGTGCCGTCGTCGGCGGCATTAA
- a CDS encoding transposase, translating to MLVRELAAGDVVVIDRSSSHERDHIRELIESTGARLLLLPPYNPDLSPIVLIFPEAKQRLRSLVCRRREPLWEFVQSCSTGSPQLTQSTTA from the coding sequence GTGCTGGTCCGCGAACTGGCCGCCGGCGACGTGGTGGTGATAGACAGATCTTCAAGTCACGAGCGCGACCACATTCGCGAATTGATCGAGTCGACCGGCGCTCGGCTGCTGCTCCTGCCGCCGTACAACCCGGATCTGAGCCCGATCGTACTGATCTTTCCCGAAGCCAAGCAACGGCTGCGTTCGCTGGTCTGCCGCAGGCGGGAGCCACTATGGGAATTCGTCCAATCGTGCTCGACCGGATCACCGCAGCTGACGCAATCGACTACTGCTTAA
- a CDS encoding glycosyl hydrolase family 28-related protein: protein MGKEANPKFVPAGAIGEFASHAPVAIGDAPPESLRLPIKRAPEPDLSDSTAWANAVQFGATPHNTVSKVDPTTDDTDGIQWAIDSGAAVVYLPNGTYRVSRTIVVRGNVRAIIGMQSAIAPAEGATVDPLVRFAADEPTSACTLEQLWIEGTIEHDSPGTLASKRLDMTRGYRNTPRGTGDAFFEDTIGRPIRILHPQNAWMRQVNCEFGKDPLIENHGGTLWVLGYTTEGESPVIRAVGGQTEVLGSLIYPLHQGTPGVPMFSFEDADFSLNYAPNGGRVRFLVDLIVTEGARRHEILPGDVPHRGPALVSGRGRDQ from the coding sequence TTGGGGAAGGAGGCAAACCCGAAGTTCGTGCCGGCGGGGGCGATCGGCGAGTTCGCCTCGCACGCGCCTGTGGCCATCGGCGATGCGCCACCGGAGTCGTTGCGGCTGCCGATCAAGCGGGCACCCGAGCCGGACCTGTCCGATTCGACGGCCTGGGCCAACGCGGTGCAGTTCGGCGCCACGCCGCACAACACGGTGTCGAAGGTCGATCCGACCACCGACGACACCGACGGCATCCAGTGGGCGATCGACAGTGGGGCGGCGGTCGTCTACCTGCCCAACGGCACGTATCGTGTATCGCGCACGATCGTCGTGCGCGGCAACGTGAGGGCGATCATCGGCATGCAGAGCGCAATCGCCCCCGCCGAGGGCGCAACGGTCGACCCACTCGTCCGCTTCGCTGCCGACGAACCAACCTCCGCCTGCACGCTCGAACAGCTGTGGATCGAGGGCACGATCGAGCACGACTCGCCCGGCACGTTGGCGTCGAAGCGGCTCGACATGACGCGCGGCTACCGCAACACGCCTCGCGGTACCGGCGACGCCTTCTTCGAGGACACGATCGGTCGCCCGATCCGAATCCTGCACCCGCAGAACGCTTGGATGCGCCAGGTAAACTGCGAGTTCGGCAAAGATCCATTGATCGAGAATCATGGCGGCACATTGTGGGTGCTGGGGTACACAACCGAGGGCGAGTCACCGGTCATCCGCGCGGTTGGGGGGCAGACGGAAGTTCTCGGCTCACTCATCTACCCGCTGCATCAGGGCACGCCGGGCGTGCCGATGTTCAGCTTTGAGGATGCCGACTTCTCGTTGAACTACGCACCGAACGGGGGTCGGGTGCGATTTCTCGTCGACCTGATCGTGACGGAAGGCGCACGTCGGCACGAGATTCTGCCGGGCGATGTCCCGCATCGCGGCCCGGCACTTGTTAGCGGCCGCGGCCGAGATCAATGA
- a CDS encoding sugar-binding protein has product MLLWKRVLVVFVIIVSFSSETFAAVAMKAGDKGIEIDAGTIGTITVEYPVLLGADQKPAAQLVQSDVADSTVTLRYGGDVTVVGTIDADGFSYRVSNAAAVKFIRTQAILSSVGLTDGTWKFDDKPAEPFPAEKPAKPHLFQGQAAKLTITGADDTKLVLGSPRAYSFNQLTDNREWGWNVFAWRVDTAFDSANPVFAYTVGDGSVAGASAEPKKPSAYIDPFGQSIKSDFPDKVRSDEELKADVESEKAYYASLTSPALDRFGGLDGSGETLALKATGFFHVVARDGRWMMVNPLGNLFYPVGVCVHMPGDDYTYVAGREGAYAWLPEREGEFGSTYRSGEPAMSFHLTNQIRKYGKPYDHAEYQSRMIDRLRAWGFNCAGPFASLSKAVQEANFPYVVSLHYGAWPGIPDLPGAARTWDPFEPANRERVEREFARSLPLRVDDPLLIGYYLNNEPLFEDLPRVVARLNGSKHAAKRELVAMLAKKYGTIDAFNAAWGMSAGAFTELVDPGIPVATATAAADMQDFADIFFESYYKLIYDTFKKHDKNHLLLGNRFQSGTINNERLVRIMAKYNDVVSFNYYTYAIDTSFLKRIYAWSGKPMMMTEWFYASPRDSGLGGGGKEVSSQVERGLAYRNYVEQTAALPFMVGSTWFTLVDQSVTGRWFSKYNGENGNSGLIAVTDRPWKQMLAHAMETNYSIYDVVLGKREPFAWDDPRFVIAAAADKRISIARATGTVAMDGTAAGFPGTPAETVSGSRLVVGLPADEFEASFKLCYDDQNLYLLAEVIDATPLQNVNAMNYLWSGDGIELFIGHERLDVGGQLLFSDRQVIVAASPEPKAVIARHQSQPMIRSTAQRRGDGRGYVLQAAIPFESLGFTPKEGDMIRFDIGVNDSADGKDRQRQLMWNGTARNSGDRTGWGRASFAK; this is encoded by the coding sequence ATGCTTCTGTGGAAGCGTGTGCTCGTTGTGTTTGTCATCATTGTCAGTTTCAGCAGTGAAACGTTTGCGGCCGTGGCGATGAAGGCGGGAGATAAGGGCATCGAGATCGACGCCGGGACGATCGGCACGATTACCGTCGAGTATCCGGTGCTGCTCGGCGCGGATCAGAAGCCCGCGGCCCAGCTCGTTCAGTCCGACGTCGCCGATTCGACGGTGACGCTGCGGTATGGCGGCGACGTCACCGTCGTCGGCACGATTGACGCGGATGGGTTCTCGTACCGCGTGAGCAATGCGGCGGCGGTGAAGTTCATCCGCACGCAGGCGATCCTCTCGTCCGTGGGGCTGACGGACGGCACCTGGAAGTTTGACGACAAGCCGGCGGAACCGTTCCCGGCCGAAAAGCCGGCCAAGCCTCATTTGTTCCAAGGCCAGGCCGCCAAGCTCACCATCACGGGTGCCGACGACACCAAGCTCGTGCTCGGCAGCCCGCGGGCGTACTCGTTCAATCAACTGACCGACAACCGCGAGTGGGGCTGGAACGTCTTCGCATGGCGGGTGGATACGGCGTTCGACAGCGCCAACCCAGTCTTCGCCTACACCGTCGGTGATGGCTCGGTCGCCGGCGCGTCGGCCGAGCCGAAGAAGCCGTCGGCGTACATCGACCCGTTCGGCCAAAGCATCAAGTCCGACTTTCCCGACAAGGTGCGGTCCGACGAGGAGCTGAAGGCCGACGTCGAATCGGAGAAGGCCTATTACGCCTCGCTGACCTCGCCCGCGCTCGACCGTTTTGGTGGGCTCGACGGCAGCGGCGAGACGCTCGCCCTAAAGGCGACCGGCTTCTTCCACGTCGTCGCGCGCGACGGGCGCTGGATGATGGTCAACCCGCTCGGGAACCTGTTCTACCCTGTCGGCGTATGCGTACACATGCCGGGCGACGACTACACCTACGTGGCCGGGCGCGAGGGTGCCTACGCGTGGCTGCCAGAGCGTGAGGGCGAGTTTGGGTCCACCTACCGCTCGGGCGAGCCGGCGATGTCGTTTCACCTGACCAATCAGATCCGCAAGTATGGCAAGCCGTACGACCATGCCGAATATCAGAGCCGGATGATCGACCGCCTGCGCGCATGGGGGTTCAACTGCGCCGGCCCATTCGCCAGTCTGAGCAAGGCGGTGCAGGAAGCGAACTTTCCGTACGTCGTCTCGCTGCACTATGGCGCCTGGCCCGGCATCCCCGACCTGCCGGGCGCGGCCCGCACGTGGGACCCCTTCGAGCCCGCCAACCGCGAGCGGGTCGAGCGCGAGTTCGCCAGGTCGCTCCCGCTGCGCGTCGATGATCCGTTATTGATCGGCTACTACCTGAACAACGAACCGCTGTTCGAGGACCTGCCGCGCGTCGTGGCGCGGCTGAACGGCTCGAAGCATGCCGCTAAGCGCGAGCTCGTGGCGATGCTGGCAAAGAAGTACGGGACGATCGACGCGTTCAACGCCGCGTGGGGCATGTCCGCCGGGGCGTTCACCGAGCTGGTCGACCCCGGCATTCCCGTCGCCACCGCAACGGCAGCGGCGGACATGCAGGACTTTGCCGACATCTTCTTCGAGTCCTACTACAAGCTGATCTACGACACATTCAAGAAGCACGACAAGAACCACCTGCTGCTCGGCAACCGGTTTCAATCCGGCACGATCAACAACGAGCGGCTTGTCCGCATCATGGCCAAGTACAACGACGTGGTGTCGTTCAACTACTACACCTACGCCATCGACACGTCGTTCCTGAAGCGCATTTACGCGTGGTCGGGCAAACCGATGATGATGACCGAGTGGTTTTACGCCTCCCCCCGCGACTCGGGGCTGGGCGGGGGTGGAAAGGAAGTGTCGAGCCAGGTCGAGCGTGGGCTCGCCTACCGGAACTACGTGGAGCAGACCGCGGCGCTGCCGTTCATGGTCGGCAGCACGTGGTTCACGCTCGTGGACCAATCGGTGACCGGTCGATGGTTCTCGAAGTACAACGGTGAGAACGGCAATTCCGGGCTGATTGCCGTCACCGACCGTCCGTGGAAGCAGATGCTTGCGCACGCGATGGAGACGAACTATTCGATCTACGATGTCGTGCTCGGCAAGCGTGAGCCGTTCGCGTGGGACGACCCGCGCTTCGTGATCGCCGCCGCCGCCGACAAGCGGATTTCGATTGCGCGTGCTACCGGTACGGTCGCGATGGACGGCACCGCCGCCGGATTCCCAGGGACGCCTGCCGAAACGGTCTCGGGTAGCCGTTTGGTTGTCGGTCTGCCCGCCGATGAATTTGAGGCAAGCTTCAAGCTCTGCTATGACGACCAGAACCTATACCTGCTGGCGGAGGTGATTGACGCCACTCCGCTTCAGAACGTCAACGCGATGAACTACCTCTGGTCCGGGGATGGCATCGAATTGTTTATCGGACATGAGAGGCTGGACGTGGGTGGGCAGCTTCTCTTCTCCGATCGCCAGGTCATCGTCGCCGCCAGTCCCGAGCCCAAGGCGGTCATCGCACGTCATCAATCGCAACCCATGATCCGCTCAACCGCGCAGCGTCGCGGTGACGGTAGGGGGTACGTGTTGCAGGCAGCCATTCCGTTCGAGTCGCTCGGTTTCACGCCGAAGGAAGGGGACATGATTCGATTCGACATCGGCGTCAACGACAGTGCCGACGGCAAGGATCGCCAGCGCCAACTAATGTGGAACGGCACCGCTCGCAACTCCGGTGACCGTACGGGTTGGGGCCGCGCGTCGTTCGCAAAGTAA
- a CDS encoding glycosyl hydrolase family 28-related protein — MIKRSGCHSFTIGCLVLTGLFAGRTSAEIALPEAFAPSAARVAFPVGAGVIDVKAQFGTKGDGVSDDTAAIQAAINFARHRMFVLYFPHGTYLVRDKLTFGSDEQNTKAIPLQGESRDRSSAWRTDRPVTASVARESLC; from the coding sequence ATGATAAAACGTTCTGGATGTCACTCGTTCACGATCGGGTGCTTGGTGCTCACTGGCCTCTTCGCTGGCCGCACGTCCGCTGAGATCGCGTTGCCCGAAGCGTTCGCGCCGTCGGCGGCGCGGGTTGCCTTTCCAGTGGGGGCTGGAGTGATCGACGTGAAGGCGCAGTTCGGGACCAAAGGGGACGGCGTTTCCGACGACACGGCAGCCATTCAGGCGGCGATCAACTTTGCCCGTCATCGGATGTTCGTCCTCTACTTCCCGCACGGCACCTACCTCGTGCGCGACAAGCTGACGTTCGGCAGCGACGAGCAGAACACCAAAGCCATCCCGCTTCAAGGTGAGAGCCGCGATCGATCATCCGCCTGGCGGACCGATCGCCCGGTTACGGCGAGCGTGGCGCGCGAAAGCCTTTGTTAA
- the rbsK gene encoding ribokinase, which produces MKPRITVIGSSNADMIMKLPRLPGRGETVTDGQFVSTFGGKGANQAVAAARAGADVKFLTCVDTDVLGQAMVDNFVRDGIDTRHVLRTSDAPSGAALVMFDSNGENYLAVAPGSNYCIRPAHIDDAREAIAGSDMLVMQMEIPADTTLRALEAAAKVNVPVLFNFAPVRTRDVPLSALMTGLVVNEVEAHELSGMPVRTPEDAQRAARHLLNMGPKFVVVTLGRDGACAASAEGAFRVRSIPVQAVDTTGAGDTFCGALAVALAEGQPLPLAMRFATAAAAVSVTIMGAQPSIPPRNSIESTLARFDSIRST; this is translated from the coding sequence ATGAAACCTCGCATCACCGTCATTGGCAGCTCTAACGCGGACATGATTATGAAGCTGCCGCGCCTTCCGGGCCGTGGTGAAACTGTCACAGATGGACAGTTCGTCTCGACGTTTGGCGGCAAGGGGGCGAACCAAGCGGTGGCCGCCGCGCGGGCCGGGGCGGATGTGAAGTTCCTGACCTGCGTCGATACAGATGTGCTCGGGCAGGCGATGGTCGACAACTTTGTTCGTGATGGCATCGATACCCGGCACGTCCTTCGCACGTCCGACGCGCCGTCCGGTGCAGCCTTGGTCATGTTCGACTCCAACGGCGAGAACTACCTTGCCGTGGCACCCGGATCGAACTATTGCATTCGTCCTGCGCACATCGACGACGCGCGTGAGGCAATCGCCGGTTCCGATATGTTGGTCATGCAAATGGAGATTCCCGCCGACACGACGTTGCGCGCCTTAGAGGCTGCGGCCAAGGTGAACGTGCCCGTGCTCTTCAACTTTGCACCCGTGCGTACGCGCGACGTGCCGCTGAGCGCATTAATGACTGGCTTGGTGGTCAACGAAGTAGAGGCCCACGAGTTGTCCGGCATGCCGGTTCGCACGCCCGAAGACGCTCAGCGGGCAGCGCGGCACCTGTTGAACATGGGGCCGAAGTTCGTCGTGGTCACGCTCGGACGCGATGGCGCCTGTGCTGCTTCCGCGGAGGGCGCCTTTCGCGTTCGCTCAATCCCAGTGCAAGCGGTGGATACGACTGGCGCCGGCGACACTTTCTGCGGCGCACTTGCGGTCGCGCTAGCGGAGGGGCAACCCTTGCCTCTCGCGATGCGGTTCGCGACTGCGGCGGCTGCAGTTAGCGTGACCATAATGGGAGCGCAGCCCTCCATTCCACCCCGTAATAGCATCGAGTCAACACTAGCGCGCTTTGACTCAATTCGCAGCACATAG
- the deoC gene encoding deoxyribose-phosphate aldolase: protein MSIATANTPWTPNAIVGLCDHAILHPALTDADLRDQLKALRAYPVATVCIKPYAVATAVEVLSGTNIGVGTVIGFPHGSSVPEIKAEEAERAFRDGARDVDMVVNVGKALSHDWDYIHQDVRAVLDVTRKYNGVIKVIFETDLITDDTVKIDLCRICSELAVDFIKTSTGFGFVKRADGNYNYQGATEHDIALMKRHSSPGMGIKPSGGIRSLDDVLKYVALGATRIGTASTFAIHAEATARFGGAAKSSIDVSIAY from the coding sequence GTGAGCATCGCAACCGCCAACACCCCTTGGACCCCCAATGCCATCGTCGGCCTGTGCGATCACGCGATCTTGCACCCAGCGCTTACCGATGCAGACCTTCGCGACCAGTTGAAGGCCCTGCGAGCGTATCCCGTCGCAACCGTCTGCATCAAGCCCTACGCGGTGGCTACCGCGGTCGAGGTGCTCAGCGGCACCAACATTGGCGTGGGCACCGTGATCGGCTTCCCGCACGGCTCATCGGTGCCTGAGATCAAAGCCGAAGAAGCGGAACGCGCCTTCCGCGATGGCGCCCGAGACGTGGACATGGTCGTCAACGTCGGCAAGGCACTCTCGCACGACTGGGACTATATCCATCAAGACGTTCGGGCCGTTCTCGACGTCACGCGCAAGTACAACGGCGTCATCAAAGTCATCTTTGAAACTGATCTCATTACCGACGACACCGTAAAGATCGATCTCTGCAGGATCTGCAGTGAGTTGGCGGTGGATTTCATCAAGACCTCGACGGGCTTTGGCTTCGTCAAGCGAGCGGATGGAAACTATAACTACCAGGGTGCCACCGAGCATGACATCGCGCTGATGAAGCGACACTCGTCGCCGGGCATGGGCATCAAACCTTCCGGTGGGATTCGGTCGCTGGACGACGTACTGAAGTACGTAGCCTTGGGTGCCACACGTATCGGTACTGCGTCGACGTTTGCCATTCACGCGGAAGCCACCGCTCGCTTCGGCGGGGCCGCCAAATCATCGATTGACGTCAGCATTGCGTACTAG
- a CDS encoding DUF1559 domain-containing protein, whose product MRRTRAFTLVELLVVIGIIALLISILLPSLNKARAAANAVACASNMRQIGQAFYMYVNDNKGSLPFGHVRYSASVSLTWEDQMMPYLGNRRMTDAMKEGSSGWFGTAAGDPNNIEKARTKILVCPTDDIERGLNYVPITYHMVSRWGAIPATSWVNNWLGVAADVDFTTTNTAASNYPNPRVGTQAFKLAAAKKSSEVFLLAERSSRFDRLGYYGGPGDVLVGRIEGYQGMNDTGYFTRFLHQKKNNFLFVDGHVETLNPNTTVGTGATSSLIYPQGPWTRFDGD is encoded by the coding sequence ATGCGTCGCACCCGAGCCTTCACATTGGTTGAATTACTTGTAGTTATAGGAATTATCGCCCTATTAATCTCGATTCTGCTGCCTTCCCTGAACAAGGCCCGCGCCGCGGCGAACGCGGTCGCCTGTGCCAGCAACATGCGGCAAATTGGGCAGGCGTTCTACATGTACGTGAACGACAACAAGGGTTCACTCCCGTTCGGCCATGTGCGGTACTCGGCGTCGGTCAGCCTGACCTGGGAAGATCAAATGATGCCCTACCTTGGCAACAGGCGCATGACCGATGCGATGAAGGAGGGCAGTTCAGGATGGTTCGGCACGGCGGCGGGCGATCCGAACAACATTGAGAAGGCCCGCACGAAGATCCTGGTCTGTCCCACGGATGACATCGAGCGCGGACTGAACTACGTGCCGATCACCTATCACATGGTCAGCCGATGGGGCGCGATTCCCGCGACCAGTTGGGTGAACAACTGGTTGGGCGTGGCCGCCGATGTCGACTTCACGACTACAAACACCGCCGCCAGCAACTATCCCAATCCGAGAGTCGGCACGCAGGCCTTCAAACTGGCGGCCGCTAAGAAGAGCTCTGAGGTCTTCCTGCTGGCCGAGCGCTCCAGCCGCTTTGACCGCCTTGGCTATTACGGTGGTCCCGGCGACGTGCTGGTCGGTCGGATTGAGGGATATCAAGGCATGAATGACACCGGCTACTTCACCCGGTTTCTCCACCAGAAGAAGAACAACTTCCTCTTCGTCGATGGCCACGTGGAGACGTTGAACCCCAACACCACGGTCGGCACGGGCGCCACCTCGTCCCTCATTTACCCGCAGGGCCCGTGGACGCGCTTCGATGGAGACTAA